The Thermothielavioides terrestris NRRL 8126 chromosome 2, complete sequence genome includes a region encoding these proteins:
- a CDS encoding SMC5-like protein (1| putative SMC5 protein [Sordaria macrospora]. Contains conserved domain SbcC[COG0419], ATPase involved in DNA repair, ABC_SMC5_euk[cd03277], Eukaryotic SMC5 proteins. and SMC_N[pfam02463], RecF/RecN/SMC N terminal domain), with protein MLDRTRSNELLNQDDDPHTAPAGKPAESHGAVNPFRYLRLRGGDGSRGLDPGDDGITSDEDGAQPRAGRAAVSRRRNGPPSPEFQPGAIVRVKVRNFVTYEEAEFFLGPNLNMVIGPNGTGKSSLVCAICLGLGYSSSVLGRASAFGEFVKHGNDEAEIEVELYRKPEDSENYVIGLCIRREDNSRRFTINGQRVSHKEVQSFMRSLRIQIDNLCQFLPQDKVAEFAALTPVELLEKTLHAAAPEEMLTWRAQLRDYFKLQKEAEHSGEKIREELRKMEARQQVLQADVEKLRERKAIQKEIENLNDLRVVVRYHEARRKFKEAKARKVEAETRLKRLQNSVAPALQAVNKKQEYQAKVKLVVTDRQHRLQAAEAAADTALAQVDAAEAKCQELASKKEAERTNFLSKKQELGRLRKKITDLEASYRRAPKEFDAAEWTRRIREQEHLERDLNDEAKPVQEEIDQLRLKGGETREQLARLRGSLRELESQQGQLLTQLRKINNDVAKGWEWLKDNQDGFVKEVFGPPMLTCAIKDKRYTDLVQSMLQADDFLCFTAQTKEDHKKLSEQFYGKMGLSVTIRSCFTPYSAFKPPLPKEALPALGFDGYVNEYLDGPEPVLAMLCSEKRLHASAVALRDISDEQFDRIQQAENLTQFAAGRQLYRITRRREYGPGAVSTRVTQISKGRFWADQPVDAAEKTELLRRIEELEAQFTAVKEKYKSAEARKKKIDTDLEEIKKKILDLRNAKNELQAEYTKWRTLPDKIEAEKGALSRAEEALTACKGRILELEKLQDQAVLDKAKSILQHHKQIHGIRKARQALLEAQFVLMEAESEVIVLKAKNSEITQRLEEEKGSLQKIIAELEEQRTVAGEARQEALNVLTEENKDELAAKVKDKTIEEVDEAIQVEKAKLEVIQASNPAALEEYERYAAKIERERANQANQESKLAELNERIQHIMGQWEPRLDQLVSQINDAFSYNFEQISCAGEVGVHKDEDFEKWAIEIKVKFRENETLQRLDQHRQSGGERAVSTIFYLMALQSMAQAPFRVVDEINQGMDPRNERMVHERMVEVACREHTSQYFLITPKLLSGLRYDERMRVHTIVSGEHVDEKGTEKMNFANFAKIQRRLMGR; from the exons ATGCTCGACCGGACACGCAGCAATGAGCTGCTCAACCAGGACGACGACCCCCACACAGCCCCCGCCGGCAAGCCAGCCGAGTCCCATGGCGCAGTCAATCCTTTCAGATATCTCCGGTTAagaggcggcgacggctcgcGGGGCTTGGACCCGGGCGATGATGGCATCACGTCGGACGAAGACGGAGCGCAACCCCGGGCAGGACGAGCAGCCGTGTCCCGCCGGAGGAATGGCCCACCCAGCCCCGAGTTCCAGCCCGGCGCCATCGTCCGTGTGAAGGTCCGGAATTTCGTAACATACGAGGAGGCCGAATTCTTTCTGGGCCCGAACCTGAACATGGTCATCGGACCCAACGGCACTGGCAAAAGCTCTCTGGTCTGCGCTATCTGCTTGGGCTTGGGCTACTCCTCAAGCGTCCTCGGCCGTGCAAGCGCATTTGGAGAATTTGTCAAGCATGGGAACGACGAGGCTGAAATCGAGGTTGAGCTATATCGGAAGCCAGAAGACTCGGAGAATTATGTCATCGGGCTCTGCATCAGACGTGAGGATAACAGCAGGAGGTTCACCATCAACGGACAGCGAGTGTCCCACAAGGAGGTGCAGAGCTTTATGCGGTCGCTGAGGATCCAGATCGACAACCTCTGTCAGTTCTTGCCCCAGGACAAAGTTGCCGAGTTCGCGGCGCTCACCCCCGtggagctgctcgagaaAACCCTCCACGCTGCCGCGCCGGAGGAGATGCTCACCTGGCGAGCTCAGCTGCGGGACTACTTTAAGCTGCAGAAGGAAGCCGAGCACAGCGGCGAGAAAATTCGAGAGGAGCTCCGCAAGATGGAGGCCCGCCAGCAAGTTCTTCAGGCTGACGTTGAGAAGCTACGGGAAAGAAAGGCCATCCAAAAGGAGATTGAGAACCTCAACGACCTGCGGGTAGTAGTTAGGTACCACGAGGCCCGCAGGAAATTCAAGGAAGCAAAGGCACGAAAAGTCGAGGCCGAGACTCGTCTCAAGCGACTCCAGAACAGCGTCGCTCCTGCCCTGCAGGCCGTCAACAAAAAGCAGGAATACCAGGCCAAGGTCAAGCTGGTCGTCACCGATAGGCAGCATCGCCTGCAGGCTGccgaggctgctgccgacACCGCGCTCGCTCaggtcgacgcggccgaggcaaAGTGTCAAGAGCTTGCGAGCAAGAAAGAGGCCGAAAGGACGAACTTCCTATCCAAGAAGCAGGAACTGGGCCGTCTTCGGAAAAAGATCACCGATCTGGAGGCCAGCTACCGCCGAGCGCCCAAGGAATTCGATGCTGCGGAGTGGACCCGGAGGATT CGGGAACAAGAGCATCTGGAGCGCGACCTAAACGATGAGGCGAAACCAGTGCAAGAAGAGATCGATCAGCTCCGCCTGAAGGGAGGCGAAACTCGCGAGCAGTTGGCAAGGCTGCGAGGCAGTCTCCGGGAGCTGGAATCCCAGCAAGGCCAACTGCTGACACAGCTGAGGAAGATCAATAACGACGTCGCCAAGGGCTGGGAATGGCTGAAGGACAATCAGGACGGCTTCGTGAAGGAGGTCTTCGGCCCTCCCATGCTGACGTGCGCCATTAAGGACAAGCGCTACACCGATCTCGTCCAGTCCATGCTGCAGGCAGATGACTTCTTGTGTTTCACAGCGCAAACCAAGGAGGACCACAAGAAGCTCAGCGAACAGTTCTACGGCAAGATGGGCCTCTCGGTCACAATCCGTTCCTGCTTCACGCCGTACAGCGCCTTCAAGCCGCCCCTGCCAAAGGAGGCGTTGCCCGCTCTAGGGTTCGACGGCTATGTCAACGAGTATCTTGATGGGCCCGAACCAGTGCTCGCGATGCTGTGCTCCGAAAAGAGGCTGCACGCATCGGCGGTCGCCCTGAGAGACATCTCCGACGAGCAGTTCGACCGAATCCAGCAGGCCGAGAACCTCACCCAGTTTGCGGCCGGACGACAACTATACCGCATTACGCGGAGAAGGGAGTACGGGCCTGGCGCCGTCTCTACACGGGTTACCCAAATCTCGAAGGGCCGTTTCTGGGCTGATCAGCCAGTGGACGCTGCCGAAAAAACCGAGCTTTTGCGCAGGATTGAAGAACTTGAGGCCCAATTCACAGCGGTGAAGGAGAAATACAAATCGGCAGAGGCccggaagaagaagatagACACGGATCTTGAAGAGATAAAAAAGAAAATC TTGGACCTTCGGAATGCCAAGAACGAGCTCCAGGCAGAGTACACGAAATGGCGGACTTTGCCAGACAAAATAG AGGCCGAAAAAGGGGCGCTGAGCCGAGCGGAGGAGGCACTTACGGCCTGCAAAGGTCGGATCCTGgagctcgagaagctgcaggACCAGGCGGTTCTTGACAAAGCCAAATCGATCCTTCAGCACCACAAGCAGATCCACGGCATTCGAAAGGCGCGTCAGGCTCTGCTCGAGGCACAGTTTGTCCTGATGGAGGCGGAGTCGGAGGTGATTGTTCTCAAAGCTAAGAATTCTGAGATCACCCAGCGGCTCGAAGAGGAAAAGGGATCCCTCCAAAAAATTATCGCCGAGTTGGAAGAGCAACGAACCGTTGCTGGTGAGGCGAGACAGGAAGCTCTAAATGTTCTGACGGAAGAGAACAAAgacgagctggcggccaAAGTCAAAGATAAGACGATCGAGGAAGTCGACGAAGCCATCCAGGTTGAGAAGGCCAAGCTCGAAGTTATTCAAGCCAGCAACCCGGCCGCGTTGGAAGAATATGAACGATATGCAGCCAAGATCGAGAGAGAACGAGCAAACCAGGCGAACCAAGAAAGCAAACTGGCGGAGCTCAACGAGAGGATACAGCACATCATGGGCCAGTGGGAACCGAGGTTGGACCAGTTGGTCAGCCAGATCAACGACGCCTTCAGCTACAACTTTGAGCAGATCAGCTGCGCTGGCGAGGTGGGCGTACACAAGGATGAGGACTTCGAGAAGTGGGCCATCGAGATCAAAGTCAAATTCCG AGAAAACGAGACGCTCCAGCGACTcgaccagcaccgccagtCTGGCGGCGAGCGGGCCGTATCAACCATCTTTTACCTGATGGCACTGCAGTCGATGGCGCAGGCGCCGTtccgcgtcgtcgacgagatcaACCAGGGTATGGACCCGCGCAACGAGCGCATGGTTCACGAGCGCATGGTGGAGGTGGCTTGCCGTGAGCACACGAGCCAGTACTTCCTCATTACGCCCAAGCTGCTGTCGGGCCTGCGGTACGACGAGCGGATGCGCGTGCACACCATCGTCAGCGGGGAGCACGTCGACGAGAAGGGGACGGAGAAGATGAATTTCGCGAACTTCGCCAAGATCCAGCGGCGGCTGATGGGGCGTTGA